In a single window of the Hoyosella subflava DQS3-9A1 genome:
- a CDS encoding SGNH/GDSL hydrolase family protein, whose protein sequence is MPSRTRLSDSRGHVAARAAAAAVIGATSAGAASWATYNFLAAQARTARGRIGKLPPFPPEADGVYHPDGGRPERWSQTRNADIHLMIFGDSTAAGLGATFADETPGVRLARGLAEESGKRVRLSTKAISGATSKGLKGQVDAALIAGSPPDAAVILVGANDVTARQSVRRAAGRLREAVRRLKEHGVIVVVGTCPDFGIVSEIPQPLRFVIRRWGLRLARAQSDVTELEGGHAVPLADLLTPEFLEAPDRLFSSDRFHPSPAGYELAAENILPVLCTALGVWKGGPLEDLPEVSVAAEARRPTVRLWNAMNRLWFRHRNPPQLATPAQPAPSPFGDDPAARLTRVAQEHRRHKKSPFPD, encoded by the coding sequence CTGCCGTCGCGGACCAGGCTTTCCGATTCTCGAGGGCATGTGGCTGCCCGCGCGGCTGCGGCTGCGGTCATCGGTGCCACCTCGGCTGGCGCCGCAAGCTGGGCCACCTACAATTTCCTCGCTGCACAGGCCCGCACAGCTCGCGGGCGTATCGGCAAACTGCCGCCTTTCCCGCCGGAAGCTGACGGTGTGTACCACCCGGATGGCGGACGGCCAGAGCGCTGGAGCCAGACCCGCAACGCGGATATTCACCTGATGATCTTCGGCGACTCCACCGCAGCCGGGCTTGGAGCGACCTTCGCGGACGAGACCCCTGGCGTTCGCCTGGCCCGCGGTCTCGCGGAGGAATCCGGCAAGCGCGTGCGGCTGAGCACCAAAGCGATCAGCGGTGCTACTTCCAAAGGTTTGAAGGGGCAGGTCGACGCGGCGCTCATTGCGGGCAGCCCGCCAGATGCCGCAGTGATCCTTGTCGGAGCCAATGATGTGACCGCGCGCCAATCCGTGCGAAGGGCTGCCGGCCGCCTCCGGGAGGCGGTGCGGCGCCTGAAGGAGCACGGCGTGATCGTGGTCGTAGGCACCTGCCCCGATTTCGGCATCGTCAGTGAGATCCCGCAGCCGCTGCGCTTTGTGATCCGCCGCTGGGGCTTGCGGCTCGCTCGCGCACAGTCTGACGTGACGGAACTGGAAGGCGGGCACGCGGTGCCGCTTGCGGACCTGCTGACGCCCGAGTTCCTCGAAGCCCCTGACCGCCTGTTTTCGTCCGACCGCTTCCATCCGTCGCCCGCTGGTTATGAGCTAGCCGCGGAGAACATTCTGCCCGTGCTTTGCACCGCGCTCGGTGTGTGGAAGGGCGGCCCTCTCGAGGATTTGCCGGAGGTGTCGGTTGCGGCTGAAGCCCGCCGCCCGACAGTTCGGCTTTGGAATGCGATGAACCGCTTGTGGTTCCGGCATCGCAACCCGCCGCAACTGGCCACCCCGGCGCAGCCCGCCCCGAGTCCGTTTGGCGACGATCCCGCCGCGAGACTGACGCGTGTCGCCCAGGAGCACCGCAGACACAAGAAGTCGCCATTCCCTGACTAA
- the soxR gene encoding redox-sensitive transcriptional activator SoxR: MGRHEHSLTIGELSERSGVAASALRYYESLGLIRSERTSGNQRRYARSTLRRVAFVRTAQQVGLDLTEIGDALAELPCERTPTRADWARLSRHWRQRLDTQIRQIERLRDRLDGCIGCGCLSLQRCRLFNPGDELATEGPGAVRLIRD; the protein is encoded by the coding sequence ATGGGCAGACACGAGCATTCGCTGACGATTGGAGAGCTCTCGGAGCGGTCCGGTGTCGCGGCGTCAGCATTGCGCTACTACGAATCGCTCGGGCTCATCCGTTCCGAGCGGACTTCTGGCAACCAGCGGAGATACGCACGCTCCACTCTTCGCCGGGTGGCGTTTGTCCGGACTGCGCAGCAGGTCGGCCTCGATCTCACAGAGATAGGCGACGCCCTCGCGGAACTCCCATGCGAACGTACGCCGACACGCGCAGACTGGGCCCGTCTCTCGCGGCACTGGCGGCAACGCCTCGACACGCAAATCCGTCAGATCGAGCGTCTCCGAGACCGCCTCGATGGCTGTATCGGCTGCGGCTGCCTCAGCTTGCAGCGGTGCCGTTTGTTCAACCCCGGCGACGAACTCGCCACCGAAGGCCCCGGAGCGGTGCGCCTGATTAGGGACTGA
- a CDS encoding DoxX family protein, with amino-acid sequence MSQSTLVREPATTPHPLRTTGRWALSILFGALFAYSGAVKLAGDPEQVEGFEELGWGQWFRYFIGAAEVAGGIGLLIPALAALAAAGLAVIMAGATFVHLLDEHPAYFALIPAVLGVVLVLMVRANWHRTPSAIRGAFRR; translated from the coding sequence ATGAGTCAAAGCACGCTGGTACGAGAACCCGCAACCACACCTCATCCCCTTCGGACTACCGGACGCTGGGCCCTCAGCATTCTCTTCGGCGCCCTTTTCGCGTACTCGGGGGCGGTGAAGTTGGCCGGTGATCCAGAACAAGTCGAAGGGTTCGAAGAACTCGGATGGGGCCAATGGTTCCGCTACTTCATTGGTGCCGCCGAGGTCGCGGGTGGAATCGGCCTCCTAATTCCGGCACTTGCCGCACTCGCGGCGGCGGGCCTGGCAGTCATCATGGCAGGTGCCACTTTCGTCCATCTCCTCGACGAACACCCGGCTTACTTCGCGCTGATACCGGCGGTGCTGGGTGTGGTCCTCGTACTGATGGTTCGCGCGAATTGGCACCGCACCCCAAGTGCTATTCGCGGGGCATTCAGACGCTGA
- a CDS encoding acetyl-CoA C-acetyltransferase, with amino-acid sequence MPEAVIVAAARSPIGRAMKGSLKEIRPDDLATQMVGAALAKVPELDPTEIDDLILGCGLPGGQQGFNMARKVAVMLGHDFLPGTTITRYCASSVQTTRMALHAIKAGEGDVFISAGVESVSSFIHGNSDSLPNTKNPLFAEAEERTAVTAQGGVTWHDPREDGLLPDAYIAMGQTAENVAQLTGISREEQDRWGVRSQNRAEAAINSGFFEREITPVTLPDGSKVTTDDGPRPGTTYEGISQLKPVFRPDGTVTAGNACPLNDGAAALVIMSDTKARTLGLTPLARIVATGVSGLSPEIMGLGPIESTKRALATAEMTLSDIDLVEINEAFAVQVLGSARELGIDEEKLNVSGGAIALGHPFGMTGARITTTLINNLQSHDKQFGLETMCVGGGQGMAIILERLS; translated from the coding sequence ATGCCTGAGGCCGTCATCGTCGCTGCCGCCCGATCCCCTATTGGGCGCGCAATGAAGGGCTCGCTCAAAGAGATCCGGCCCGACGATCTCGCTACCCAGATGGTCGGCGCCGCGCTCGCCAAGGTTCCCGAACTCGATCCCACAGAGATCGACGACCTCATCCTCGGCTGCGGACTTCCTGGCGGGCAGCAGGGCTTCAACATGGCCCGCAAGGTCGCCGTCATGCTGGGCCACGACTTCTTGCCAGGAACGACAATTACTCGCTACTGCGCATCATCGGTGCAAACCACCAGGATGGCGCTGCACGCTATCAAGGCGGGCGAGGGTGACGTCTTCATTTCCGCTGGAGTGGAGAGCGTATCGAGCTTCATACATGGCAACTCTGACTCCTTGCCCAACACGAAGAACCCGCTGTTCGCTGAGGCCGAGGAGCGAACAGCCGTCACCGCCCAGGGCGGGGTCACCTGGCACGATCCTCGCGAAGATGGGCTGCTGCCCGATGCCTACATCGCCATGGGGCAGACCGCGGAGAACGTCGCACAGCTGACCGGCATTTCCCGGGAAGAGCAAGACCGCTGGGGCGTGCGGTCCCAGAACCGCGCTGAAGCTGCGATCAATTCGGGTTTCTTCGAGCGAGAAATCACCCCAGTCACGCTTCCCGACGGCTCCAAGGTCACCACGGACGACGGCCCACGCCCCGGAACCACGTACGAGGGCATCAGCCAGCTGAAGCCCGTTTTCCGGCCTGATGGGACCGTCACCGCGGGCAACGCGTGCCCGCTCAACGATGGCGCTGCCGCACTCGTCATCATGAGCGACACCAAGGCACGAACGCTCGGACTGACGCCGCTTGCCCGGATTGTCGCCACCGGGGTGTCCGGGCTGTCGCCCGAGATCATGGGACTCGGCCCCATCGAGTCCACCAAGCGTGCGCTTGCCACGGCGGAGATGACGCTCTCCGACATCGACCTCGTCGAAATCAACGAAGCCTTCGCCGTTCAGGTACTCGGTTCGGCCCGGGAACTCGGGATCGACGAAGAAAAGCTCAACGTTTCCGGTGGCGCTATCGCACTCGGCCATCCATTCGGCATGACGGGCGCTCGCATCACCACCACGCTGATCAACAACCTGCAGTCCCATGACAAGCAGTTCGGCCTCGAAACCATGTGCGTTGGGGGTGGGCAAGGCATGGCGATCATCCTCGAGCGCCTGAGCTGA
- a CDS encoding cystathionine beta-synthase produces the protein MRIAEHVVDLIGNTPLVKLNSVADGIPGIVAAKIEYLNPGGSSKDRIALKMVEAAEKEGKLKPGGTIVEPTSGNTGVGLALVAQQRGYKCVFVCPDKVSEDKRNVLRAYGAEVVVCPTAVPPDHPDSYYSVSDRLTDEIPGGWKPDQYSNLNGPDSHYETTGPEIWRDTEGKVTHFVAGVGTGGTITGTGRYLKEVSNGAVKIIGVDPEGSVYSGGSGRPYLVEGVGEDFWPSAYDPAIPDEIIAVSDADSFEMTRRLAREDGLLVGGSCGMAVVGALEVARRDGPDAVVVVLLPDGGRGYMSKIFNDAWMSSYGFLRTRLDGSTAASTVGDVLRGKSGKLPDLVHTHPQETLRDAIEIMREYDVSQMPVVGAEPPIMAGEVRGSINERDLLGAVFEGRAHLADPVSKVMSDALPLIGTGETVEDAQKALADTDALMVVEDGKPIGVITRHDLLVFYSSGRA, from the coding sequence ATGCGCATTGCAGAACACGTGGTCGACCTCATCGGCAACACGCCGCTGGTGAAGCTGAACTCAGTGGCCGATGGTATCCCCGGCATCGTCGCTGCGAAGATTGAATACCTCAATCCTGGCGGCAGCTCTAAGGACCGCATCGCCCTGAAGATGGTGGAAGCGGCGGAAAAAGAGGGCAAGTTGAAGCCGGGCGGCACCATCGTGGAGCCCACGTCGGGCAACACGGGAGTGGGGCTCGCCCTGGTCGCGCAGCAGCGCGGCTACAAATGTGTCTTTGTCTGCCCCGACAAGGTCAGCGAGGACAAGCGCAATGTTCTGCGTGCCTATGGTGCCGAGGTTGTGGTCTGTCCCACCGCGGTCCCGCCGGACCACCCGGATAGCTACTACAGCGTTTCCGACCGGCTGACTGATGAGATTCCGGGCGGTTGGAAGCCGGACCAGTACTCGAACCTGAACGGCCCGGATAGCCACTACGAAACGACGGGTCCTGAAATCTGGCGGGATACCGAAGGCAAGGTCACGCATTTCGTTGCCGGCGTCGGTACGGGCGGAACGATCACGGGTACGGGTCGCTACCTCAAAGAGGTGTCCAACGGCGCCGTGAAGATCATCGGCGTGGACCCGGAAGGCTCTGTGTATTCGGGTGGCAGCGGTCGGCCGTACCTTGTAGAAGGCGTCGGGGAAGACTTTTGGCCGAGTGCCTATGATCCTGCGATTCCCGACGAGATCATTGCGGTATCGGATGCCGACTCCTTTGAGATGACGCGTCGACTCGCACGCGAAGATGGACTGCTGGTGGGTGGCTCTTGCGGTATGGCCGTCGTCGGTGCGTTGGAGGTGGCACGCCGCGATGGCCCAGACGCCGTTGTCGTGGTTCTGTTGCCCGATGGTGGCCGCGGCTACATGTCGAAGATCTTCAACGACGCGTGGATGTCCTCGTATGGGTTCCTGCGGACCAGGCTCGACGGCTCGACCGCGGCTTCGACTGTCGGTGACGTGCTGCGTGGCAAGTCGGGCAAGCTGCCTGACCTCGTACACACGCATCCACAGGAGACTTTGCGCGACGCGATCGAGATCATGCGTGAGTACGACGTTTCCCAGATGCCTGTTGTGGGTGCCGAACCGCCGATCATGGCCGGGGAAGTGCGTGGCAGTATCAACGAACGGGACCTTCTCGGCGCGGTTTTCGAGGGCCGGGCACACCTCGCGGATCCAGTCAGCAAGGTGATGAGCGACGCGCTGCCGCTGATCGGTACAGGTGAAACCGTTGAGGACGCCCAGAAGGCGCTCGCGGACACGGATGCGTTGATGGTGGTCGAAGACGGGAAGCCAATCGGCGTGATCACACGCCACGATCTGCTCGTGTTCTACAGCTCGGGCCGCGCCTGA
- a CDS encoding MBL fold metallo-hydrolase: MHISTIETSSLGDRSYLVDDGAVAAVIDPQRDVDRALGAAGERGVTITHVFETHIHNDYVTGGLELSRVTGAQYVLSEMDDVDFRHRAISDGEVLKVGAMRFQAMHTPGHTHHHLSYVLLDEAGEPKAVFTGGSLLYGTTGRTDLLGPEHTTDLSHKQFHSVRKLAEELPPNVEVYPTHGFGSFCSATQSSGNESSTIGEERQANPALTHDEQTYVDDLMAGLSDYPAYYAHMGVINSQGPEPIDLRAPEPVDAAALRQRIDDGEWVVDLRQRRAFAAGHLAGTMGFELSTSFVTYLGWLYQWGAPITLIGGTTEQVLDARRDLARIGIDNVTGAAVSSHEHLADLALAASDVRSYRVASFADLAREKDARELVVLDARRKDEHNASAIPGALNIPIHEVLSRRDEVPDGEIWVHCESGYRASITASILDRDGREIVLIDDDFDEAGQHGLIEES; encoded by the coding sequence ATGCACATCTCAACCATCGAAACCTCGAGTCTGGGAGATCGTTCCTACCTGGTCGATGACGGCGCGGTTGCGGCTGTGATCGATCCTCAGCGTGACGTAGATCGCGCGCTGGGCGCGGCAGGCGAGCGCGGTGTCACGATCACGCACGTTTTCGAAACGCATATCCACAACGACTACGTCACCGGTGGTCTCGAACTGTCCCGGGTCACCGGTGCTCAGTATGTTCTCTCGGAGATGGACGACGTCGATTTCCGGCACCGGGCAATCTCCGACGGGGAAGTGCTGAAGGTGGGAGCAATGCGGTTCCAGGCGATGCATACGCCTGGGCATACCCACCACCACCTCAGCTACGTCCTGCTCGATGAGGCAGGCGAACCGAAGGCCGTCTTCACAGGTGGCTCCCTGCTGTATGGCACGACGGGGCGTACGGATCTCCTCGGGCCAGAGCACACTACGGATCTCTCGCACAAGCAGTTCCACTCGGTACGCAAGCTTGCCGAGGAGCTTCCGCCGAACGTCGAGGTCTATCCAACTCACGGTTTCGGCAGCTTCTGTTCGGCGACGCAATCATCAGGCAACGAATCCTCCACTATCGGCGAGGAACGGCAAGCGAATCCCGCCCTGACGCATGACGAGCAAACCTACGTCGACGACCTCATGGCGGGCCTCAGTGACTATCCTGCCTACTACGCGCACATGGGGGTCATCAACAGCCAGGGGCCAGAGCCTATAGACCTGCGCGCTCCCGAACCGGTCGACGCAGCTGCGTTACGGCAGCGGATCGATGACGGTGAGTGGGTTGTTGACCTGCGTCAGCGTCGTGCGTTCGCGGCGGGGCATCTCGCGGGCACGATGGGATTCGAACTGTCGACATCGTTTGTCACCTATCTGGGCTGGCTGTACCAGTGGGGGGCGCCGATCACGCTTATCGGCGGTACGACAGAACAGGTGCTCGACGCGCGCCGCGACCTTGCGCGTATCGGGATCGACAACGTGACCGGCGCTGCTGTGAGCAGTCACGAGCATCTCGCGGACCTCGCGCTCGCGGCTAGCGATGTGCGGTCCTATCGTGTCGCGAGCTTCGCTGACCTCGCTCGCGAGAAGGATGCTCGTGAGCTTGTCGTGCTCGATGCGCGACGCAAGGATGAGCACAATGCTTCGGCTATCCCTGGTGCGCTCAACATCCCGATTCACGAGGTGCTGTCGCGGCGCGATGAAGTGCCCGATGGGGAGATCTGGGTGCATTGTGAATCGGGATATCGCGCATCGATCACTGCGTCGATTCTTGATCGCGATGGGCGCGAGATCGTTCTGATCGATGATGACTTCGACGAGGCTGGGCAGCACGGACTCATAGAGGAATCCTGA
- a CDS encoding class I SAM-dependent methyltransferase — translation MSASPDQERWNRRHSLQAPSFRVSPLVSQLRAINPPDGPVLEIACGTSGSALEFAREGRRVVAVDVSDVALNHLAAEAARLGVTDFIEFVEADAAAHSFTPRHFAIVLATFFWDAAAFEHACNAVAPDGALGWQALASPVAGSRWRVPHGHLSAALPGDFGAVSEFEGGAGPHAWTCLLARRFG, via the coding sequence ATGAGCGCAAGCCCCGATCAGGAGCGGTGGAATCGGCGGCATTCTCTGCAGGCACCCTCCTTTAGAGTTTCACCCCTCGTCAGCCAGTTGCGCGCCATCAACCCACCTGACGGACCGGTGCTCGAAATCGCCTGTGGCACTTCCGGCTCCGCACTCGAGTTCGCTCGCGAGGGGCGCCGAGTTGTCGCTGTCGATGTTTCTGACGTTGCACTCAATCACCTTGCGGCTGAAGCTGCGCGGCTCGGAGTCACTGACTTTATAGAATTCGTGGAAGCGGACGCCGCCGCCCACTCCTTCACGCCTCGGCACTTCGCGATAGTCCTCGCGACGTTCTTCTGGGACGCCGCCGCATTTGAGCACGCGTGCAACGCTGTCGCCCCGGACGGCGCGCTCGGCTGGCAAGCGCTAGCTTCTCCCGTGGCGGGATCACGGTGGAGAGTTCCGCATGGCCACCTCAGCGCCGCCCTGCCGGGCGATTTTGGCGCGGTGAGCGAGTTCGAAGGCGGCGCCGGACCCCATGCCTGGACGTGCCTCCTCGCCCGGAGGTTCGGATGA